A stretch of the Microcella sp. genome encodes the following:
- a CDS encoding RDD family protein produces MTDTPSSPPPAWPGERLGLPESGPRSVGRFGRRIAAIAIDWAIAVVISAAFFSYEPLMTLAIFIGLQVLMTVVVNASIGHALLGLRVVPMEGGLLGVWRPVVRALLIALVIPAMVWDDNNRGLHDRLSRTILLRR; encoded by the coding sequence GTGACCGACACTCCCTCTTCGCCTCCTCCTGCGTGGCCGGGCGAGCGGCTTGGCCTGCCCGAATCCGGACCGCGCTCTGTTGGTCGTTTCGGTCGGCGCATCGCGGCGATCGCGATCGACTGGGCCATTGCTGTCGTGATCTCGGCGGCGTTCTTCTCGTACGAGCCGCTCATGACCCTGGCGATCTTCATCGGGCTGCAGGTGCTCATGACGGTCGTCGTGAACGCGAGCATCGGCCACGCACTGCTCGGCCTGCGCGTCGTGCCGATGGAGGGCGGTCTCTTGGGGGTCTGGCGACCCGTCGTGCGGGCGCTGCTCATCGCCCTGGTGATCCCGGCGATGGTGTGGGACGACAACAACCGCGGGCTGCACGACCGCTTGTCGCGCACCATTCTGCTGCGGCGTTGA
- the lipB gene encoding lipoyl(octanoyl) transferase LipB, giving the protein MIDFVVTGLSANSVPYLSGLEQQRALHAAVVEGRAPDTVMLLEHESVYTAGKRTEPHERPTDGTPVVEVDRGGKITWHGPGQLVGYPIMHLAEPVDVVRYVRCLEGMLIAVLADLGIAGADRVAGRSGVWMRGTDKIAAIGIRVAQGVTMHGFALNCSNSFDAYRSIVACGLADAGVTSISAELGRTITPAEVIPLIERRFGPLVHDLVGTHAGTTPALSQGVSA; this is encoded by the coding sequence GTGATCGACTTTGTCGTCACGGGGCTAAGCGCCAACTCCGTGCCGTACTTGTCGGGTCTCGAGCAGCAGCGTGCTCTGCACGCTGCCGTCGTCGAGGGCCGGGCGCCCGATACCGTCATGCTGCTCGAGCACGAGAGCGTCTACACGGCGGGCAAGCGCACCGAGCCCCACGAGCGGCCCACCGACGGCACTCCCGTCGTCGAGGTCGATCGCGGCGGCAAGATCACCTGGCACGGCCCCGGGCAGCTCGTCGGCTACCCGATCATGCACCTCGCCGAACCGGTCGACGTCGTGCGCTACGTGCGTTGCCTCGAGGGCATGCTCATCGCGGTGCTCGCCGATCTCGGCATCGCCGGCGCCGATCGCGTGGCCGGTCGCAGCGGGGTGTGGATGCGCGGCACTGACAAGATCGCAGCGATCGGCATTCGCGTCGCGCAAGGCGTGACGATGCACGGCTTCGCGCTCAACTGCTCGAACAGTTTCGACGCCTACCGCTCGATCGTGGCCTGCGGCCTCGCCGATGCGGGCGTCACCTCGATCAGCGCCGAGCTGGGGCGCACGATCACGCCTGCGGAGGTCATCCCTCTCATCGAACGACGATTCGGCCCGCTCGTGCACGATCTGGTCGGCACTCACGCCGGCACCACGCCCGCCCTCTCTCAAGGAGTCTCCGCATGA
- the lipA gene encoding lipoyl synthase, translated as MTATPATHPAEGRKLLRLEVRNAQTPIEKKPEWIKTRASMGPEYTAMRALVGEKQLHTVCQEAGCPNIYECWEDREATFLIGGSQCTRRCDFCQIDTGKPADYDTDEPRRVAESVVEMNLRYATVTGVARDDLPDEGAWLHAETVRKIHELNPGTGVELLATDFSGNPELLRIVFDSRPEVFAHNVETVPRIFKRIRPAFRYERSLDVITQARDYGLITKSNLILGMGETRDEVSQALRDLHDAGTDIVTITQYLRPTSRHHPIDRWLKPEEFVEIKAEADEIGFLGVLAGPLVRSSYRAGRLWAQSMVAKGRPIPESMRALAETTSGFAQAVG; from the coding sequence ATGACCGCCACGCCCGCCACCCACCCCGCTGAGGGCCGCAAGCTGCTGAGACTCGAGGTGCGCAACGCGCAGACGCCCATCGAGAAGAAGCCCGAATGGATCAAGACGCGCGCCTCGATGGGGCCCGAGTACACCGCGATGCGCGCGCTCGTCGGCGAGAAGCAGCTGCACACGGTGTGCCAGGAGGCCGGCTGCCCCAACATCTACGAGTGCTGGGAAGACCGCGAGGCGACCTTTCTCATCGGCGGCAGCCAGTGCACCCGCCGGTGCGACTTCTGCCAGATCGACACGGGCAAGCCCGCCGACTACGACACCGACGAACCGCGTCGCGTCGCCGAGTCGGTCGTCGAGATGAACCTGCGCTACGCGACGGTGACTGGCGTCGCGCGCGACGACCTGCCCGACGAGGGCGCCTGGCTTCACGCCGAGACCGTGCGCAAGATCCACGAGCTCAACCCCGGCACGGGCGTCGAGCTGCTCGCGACCGACTTCTCGGGCAACCCGGAACTGCTGCGCATCGTGTTCGACTCGCGACCCGAGGTGTTCGCGCACAACGTCGAGACGGTGCCGCGCATCTTCAAGCGCATTCGGCCTGCCTTCCGCTACGAGCGCTCGCTCGACGTCATCACACAGGCGCGCGACTACGGCCTGATCACGAAGTCGAACCTCATTCTCGGCATGGGCGAGACGCGCGACGAGGTCTCGCAGGCGCTGCGCGACCTGCACGATGCCGGCACCGACATTGTGACCATCACGCAGTACCTGCGGCCGACCTCGCGTCACCACCCCATCGATCGCTGGCTCAAGCCCGAAGAGTTCGTCGAGATCAAGGCCGAGGCCGACGAAATCGGGTTCCTCGGTGTTCTCGCCGGCCCGCTCGTGCGCTCGAGCTACCGCGCCGGTCGTCTGTGGGCGCAGTCGATGGTCGCTAAGGGCCGTCCGATCCCGGAGTCGATGCGGGCCCTCGCTGAGACGACGTCAGGTTTCGCGCAAGCGGTCGGCTGA
- the glnA gene encoding type I glutamate--ammonia ligase, producing MFSDSSEVLKFIKDTDVVFLDIRFTDLLGVQQHFNIPASTVDEEFFTVGQLFDGSSIRGFQSIHESDLQLIPDVSTAYVDPFRTERTLIMVFDIYNPRNGEIYSRDPRQVAKKAEKYLASTGIADTAFFAPEAEFYIFDDVRFEVKQNTSFYSVDSSEAAWNTARVEEGGNLANKTPFKGGYFPVSPVDQHADLRDDIVVKLMEVGLDVERSHHEVGTAGQGEINYKFDTMVSAADDILKFKYIVKNTALEWGKVATFMPKPLFGDNGSGMHTHQSLWNDGTPLFYDEAGYGGLSDIARWYIGGLLKHAPAVLAFTNPSLNSYHRLVKGFEAPVNLVYSAGNRSAAIRIPITGTNPKAKRIEFRAPDASGNPYLAFAVQLMAGIDGILNKIEPHEPVDKDLYELPPEEAKNIPQVPGSLEEALVALENDHEFLLQGGVFTKDLIETWIDYKREKEILPAAQRPHPFEYELYFSV from the coding sequence ATGTTCAGTGATTCTTCCGAGGTGCTGAAGTTCATCAAGGACACGGACGTCGTCTTCCTCGACATCCGCTTCACCGACCTCCTCGGTGTCCAGCAGCACTTCAACATCCCCGCCTCCACCGTCGACGAAGAGTTCTTCACCGTCGGGCAGCTGTTCGACGGCTCCTCGATTCGAGGCTTCCAGTCGATTCACGAATCCGACCTGCAGCTCATCCCGGATGTGTCGACCGCCTACGTCGACCCCTTCCGCACCGAGCGCACGCTCATCATGGTCTTCGACATCTACAACCCGCGCAACGGCGAGATCTACAGCCGCGACCCGCGCCAGGTGGCCAAGAAGGCCGAGAAGTACCTCGCCTCGACCGGCATCGCCGACACCGCGTTCTTCGCTCCCGAGGCCGAGTTCTACATCTTCGACGACGTGCGCTTCGAGGTGAAGCAGAACACCTCGTTCTACTCGGTCGACTCGAGCGAGGCGGCCTGGAACACGGCCCGCGTCGAAGAGGGCGGCAACCTCGCCAACAAGACTCCCTTCAAGGGCGGCTACTTCCCCGTGAGCCCGGTCGACCAGCACGCCGACCTGCGCGACGACATCGTCGTGAAGCTCATGGAGGTCGGGCTCGACGTCGAGCGCAGCCACCACGAGGTCGGCACCGCCGGCCAGGGCGAGATCAACTACAAGTTCGACACGATGGTCTCGGCCGCCGACGACATCTTGAAGTTCAAGTACATCGTCAAGAACACTGCCCTCGAGTGGGGCAAGGTCGCGACCTTCATGCCGAAGCCGCTCTTCGGCGACAACGGCTCGGGCATGCACACCCACCAGTCGCTCTGGAACGACGGCACCCCGTTGTTCTACGACGAGGCGGGCTACGGCGGGCTCAGCGACATCGCGCGCTGGTACATCGGCGGCCTTCTCAAGCACGCCCCCGCAGTGCTCGCGTTCACGAACCCCTCGCTGAACTCGTACCACCGCCTGGTCAAGGGCTTCGAGGCACCGGTCAACCTGGTCTACTCGGCCGGCAACCGCTCGGCTGCCATCCGCATCCCGATCACGGGCACGAACCCCAAGGCCAAGCGCATCGAGTTCCGCGCGCCCGACGCCTCGGGCAACCCGTACCTTGCGTTCGCGGTGCAGCTCATGGCTGGCATCGACGGCATCCTCAACAAGATCGAGCCGCACGAGCCCGTTGACAAAGACCTCTACGAGCTGCCGCCCGAGGAGGCCAAGAACATCCCGCAGGTTCCCGGCTCGCTCGAAGAGGCGCTCGTCGCTCTCGAGAACGACCACGAGTTCCTGCTGCAGGGCGGGGTCTTCACCAAGGACCTCATCGAGACCTGGATCGACTACAAGCGCGAGAAGGAGATCCTTCCCGCCGCTCAGCGCCCCCACCCGTTCGAGTACGAGCTGTACTTCTCGGTCTAG
- a CDS encoding bifunctional [glutamine synthetase] adenylyltransferase/[glutamine synthetase]-adenylyl-L-tyrosine phosphorylase, which translates to MTRHVSTLTELARLGFSELSAARDALDGFEPLLDAFGTAADPDRALRQLGRLREQHPDALSAPLADNDWAARVVRVLGASEGLGEFLRRRPDELAALREPLDELPTHADLHRDLLATVAAVDDPDRAITAMRVRYQRWLVRIAAWDLEHPDPLEAQPLVSAALADLAGATLDASLVVARRTSTYPAVDVERTRLAIIGMGKAGARELNYISDVDVIYVAEGVDELDSGRAIEIATRLAAATARGIQEPGFEPPIWEVDANLRPEGKDGALVRTLESHRAYYDRWAKSWEFQALLKSRPLAGDTELGRRYCESVHPLVWTSSQREGFVESVQRMRERVTENIPADEVDVQLKLGPGGLRDVEFTVQLLQLVHGHGDDQVRQGDTLGALDALAQQGYIGRVEAAEFGRDYRLLRVIEHRVQLERLQRTHLMPRDDDRLRVLARATRLGTTADELTARWQQTKIAVRSLHEKLFYRPLLSAVAALPEDGLALTSEQAVARLNAIGFVDAKGALHHIAALTNGVSRRAQIHRTLLPVILQWLADGADPDYGLLAFRRLSDDLGESYWFLRMLRDSSGAAQRLTSVLASSRYVGGLFERIPEGAAWLENEEELRPRPLEALLDEARATVARHDGDIESAAKALRTARRRELLRLALAGILDVIAVDDLGRALSDVTTTVLTGALSLAHRYGDGIEFAIIGMGRYGGGELGFGSDADVIYVYRDAGAGDEAQARAERIVHELKRLTDDLRLPLDLDIDLRPEGRNGAIVRSLTSYQAYYERWSLTWEAQALLRARAVAGDPALMADFTTLADTVRYPTKLAEADAREVRRIKARVESERLPQAADPARHLKLGRGSLSDVEWFVQLLQLQHAAAVPALATTSTLEALAAAVDAQLVSAADADRLRAAWIIASRARSALTLWSNKTNDVLPIDRPQLEGVARLMGYPAGGAARLEEDYLRTTRLARQVFERGFYGTG; encoded by the coding sequence GTGACGCGCCACGTGTCGACGCTGACCGAGCTCGCTCGGCTCGGATTCTCTGAGCTGAGCGCCGCTCGTGATGCCCTCGACGGCTTCGAGCCGCTGCTCGACGCGTTCGGCACCGCCGCCGACCCTGATCGGGCGCTACGGCAGCTCGGGCGGCTGCGAGAGCAGCATCCGGATGCCCTCTCGGCGCCACTCGCCGACAACGACTGGGCGGCGCGCGTCGTGCGCGTGCTCGGCGCAAGCGAGGGATTGGGCGAGTTCTTGCGGCGCCGGCCCGACGAGCTCGCCGCTCTACGTGAGCCGCTGGACGAGCTGCCGACCCACGCCGACCTGCACCGCGACTTGCTCGCGACCGTTGCTGCGGTCGACGACCCTGATCGTGCGATCACAGCCATGCGGGTGCGCTATCAGCGCTGGCTCGTGCGCATCGCCGCGTGGGATCTCGAGCACCCTGACCCCCTCGAAGCCCAGCCGCTCGTGTCGGCGGCACTCGCGGACCTTGCGGGAGCGACGCTGGATGCGAGCCTTGTCGTCGCCCGGCGCACGAGCACCTACCCGGCCGTCGATGTCGAGCGCACGCGTCTCGCGATCATCGGCATGGGCAAGGCCGGTGCGCGCGAACTGAACTACATCAGCGACGTCGACGTGATCTACGTCGCCGAGGGGGTCGACGAGCTCGACTCGGGCCGCGCGATCGAGATCGCGACACGGCTCGCGGCGGCAACGGCTCGGGGCATTCAAGAGCCAGGCTTCGAGCCGCCCATCTGGGAGGTTGACGCCAACCTTCGGCCCGAGGGCAAAGACGGCGCGCTTGTGCGCACGCTCGAGTCGCACCGCGCCTACTACGACCGCTGGGCGAAGAGCTGGGAGTTTCAGGCGCTGCTCAAGTCGCGACCCCTTGCGGGCGATACCGAGCTGGGGCGACGCTATTGCGAGAGCGTGCATCCGCTGGTCTGGACCAGCTCTCAGCGCGAGGGCTTCGTCGAATCGGTGCAGCGCATGCGCGAGCGCGTGACTGAGAACATTCCCGCCGACGAGGTCGACGTGCAGCTCAAGCTCGGGCCGGGGGGCCTACGAGATGTCGAGTTCACGGTGCAGCTGCTGCAGCTCGTGCACGGCCACGGTGACGACCAGGTGCGGCAGGGCGACACCCTGGGCGCCCTCGACGCGCTCGCGCAGCAGGGCTACATCGGCCGGGTCGAAGCGGCAGAGTTCGGGCGCGACTACCGACTGCTGCGTGTCATCGAGCACCGCGTGCAGCTCGAGCGGCTGCAGCGCACCCACCTCATGCCGCGCGACGACGACCGGTTGCGAGTGCTCGCTCGCGCGACACGTCTGGGCACCACCGCCGACGAGCTCACCGCCCGCTGGCAGCAGACCAAGATCGCCGTACGGTCGCTGCACGAGAAGCTCTTCTACCGCCCGCTGCTCTCGGCCGTCGCCGCGCTGCCTGAAGACGGGCTCGCGCTCACGAGCGAGCAGGCCGTGGCTCGCCTCAACGCCATCGGCTTCGTCGACGCGAAGGGCGCTCTGCACCACATCGCTGCGCTCACGAACGGGGTCTCGCGGCGTGCGCAGATTCACCGCACCCTGCTGCCCGTCATTCTGCAGTGGCTCGCTGACGGTGCAGACCCCGACTACGGACTGCTGGCCTTCCGGCGCTTGAGTGACGACCTCGGCGAGAGCTACTGGTTCTTGCGCATGTTGCGCGATTCGAGCGGCGCGGCCCAGCGCCTCACGAGTGTGCTCGCGTCGTCGCGCTACGTGGGCGGGCTCTTCGAGCGCATTCCTGAAGGGGCGGCCTGGCTCGAGAACGAAGAAGAGTTGAGACCCCGGCCGCTCGAGGCCCTGCTCGACGAGGCTCGAGCGACCGTCGCCCGCCACGACGGTGATATTGAGTCCGCTGCGAAGGCCCTGCGCACGGCGCGGCGACGCGAACTGCTGCGCCTTGCTCTCGCCGGAATCCTCGATGTCATTGCCGTCGACGATCTCGGCCGCGCGCTCAGCGACGTCACGACCACTGTGCTGACGGGAGCGCTCTCGCTCGCGCACCGCTACGGCGACGGCATCGAGTTCGCGATCATCGGCATGGGCCGCTACGGCGGGGGAGAGCTGGGCTTCGGCTCTGACGCCGACGTCATCTACGTCTATCGCGATGCGGGCGCGGGTGATGAGGCGCAAGCGCGCGCCGAGCGCATCGTGCACGAGCTGAAGCGCCTCACCGACGATCTGCGCCTGCCGCTCGACCTCGACATCGACCTGCGGCCCGAGGGGCGCAACGGGGCGATCGTGCGGTCGCTCACCTCGTACCAGGCCTACTACGAGCGGTGGTCGCTCACGTGGGAGGCTCAGGCGCTGCTGCGGGCGCGCGCGGTCGCCGGAGACCCCGCACTCATGGCCGACTTCACCACCCTCGCCGACACCGTACGCTACCCGACGAAGCTCGCCGAGGCCGATGCTCGCGAGGTGCGGCGCATCAAGGCGCGAGTCGAATCGGAGCGGCTGCCGCAGGCTGCAGACCCCGCGCGGCACCTCAAGCTCGGGCGCGGCTCGCTGAGCGACGTCGAATGGTTCGTCCAGCTGCTGCAGTTGCAGCACGCCGCCGCCGTGCCCGCGTTGGCCACGACGTCGACGCTCGAGGCTCTCGCTGCGGCAGTGGATGCTCAGCTCGTGTCAGCGGCCGACGCCGACCGCTTACGTGCCGCCTGGATCATCGCCTCCCGTGCGCGCTCAGCGTTGACGCTGTGGAGCAACAAGACCAACGATGTGCTGCCGATCGATCGTCCGCAGCTCGAGGGAGTCGCCCGCCTCATGGGCTACCCGGCCGGGGGAGCAGCGCGGCTCGAAGAGGACTACTTGCGCACGACGCGCCTGGCACGTCAGGTCTTCGAGCGCGGCTTCTACGGCACGGGTTGA
- a CDS encoding glutamine synthetase family protein, with protein MDKQRDFVLRTIEERGVKFVRLWFTDVVGTLKMVAVAPAEVEGAFSEGLGIDGSSIEGFTRAFEADVLLHPDPTTFQILPWRGEVDPTARMFCDITTPDGQPASADPRNVLKRTLAKAADRGFTFYTHPEIEFYLLKSSKYGPEGPQPVDSAGYFDNVPGGSAHDFRRRAVRMLEDLGISVEFSHHEAGPGQNEIDLRYADALTTADNIMTFRTVVKEVAIEQGVYATFMPKPLAAHPGSGMHTHMSLFEGDTNAFFDSSGQYQLSKIGRQFVAGLLTHAPEIAAITNQFVNSYKRIWSGDEAPSYVTWGHNNRSALVRVPLYKPGKGQSARVEYRGIDSAANPYLSYSLLLAAGLKGIENGYELPPEAEDTVWALSESERRALGYKALPSSLDRALALMEESELVAETLGEQVFNYVLLNKRREWNAYRAQVTPYELESNLEIL; from the coding sequence ATGGACAAGCAGCGCGACTTCGTTCTTCGCACGATCGAAGAGCGCGGGGTCAAGTTCGTGCGCCTGTGGTTCACCGACGTCGTGGGCACGCTCAAGATGGTCGCGGTCGCTCCGGCCGAGGTCGAGGGCGCGTTCTCTGAGGGCCTCGGCATCGACGGTTCGTCGATCGAGGGCTTCACGCGCGCGTTCGAGGCCGACGTGCTGCTGCACCCAGACCCGACGACGTTCCAGATTCTTCCCTGGCGCGGCGAGGTCGATCCGACCGCTCGCATGTTCTGTGACATCACGACGCCCGACGGCCAGCCCGCCTCGGCCGACCCGCGCAATGTGCTCAAGCGCACGCTCGCGAAGGCCGCCGACCGCGGTTTCACCTTCTACACGCACCCCGAGATCGAGTTCTACCTGCTCAAGAGCAGCAAGTACGGGCCCGAGGGCCCGCAGCCTGTCGACTCGGCGGGCTACTTCGACAACGTGCCGGGCGGCAGTGCCCACGACTTCCGGCGCCGCGCCGTGCGCATGCTCGAAGACCTCGGCATCTCGGTCGAGTTCAGCCACCACGAGGCCGGTCCTGGTCAGAACGAGATCGACCTGCGTTACGCCGACGCGCTCACGACGGCCGACAACATCATGACCTTCCGCACAGTCGTCAAAGAGGTGGCGATCGAGCAGGGCGTCTATGCCACGTTCATGCCGAAGCCGCTGGCCGCGCACCCGGGCTCGGGCATGCACACCCACATGTCGCTCTTCGAGGGCGATACGAACGCCTTCTTCGACTCTTCGGGGCAGTATCAGCTGTCGAAGATCGGTCGGCAGTTCGTCGCCGGGCTGCTCACGCACGCTCCCGAGATCGCCGCGATCACTAACCAGTTCGTGAACTCGTACAAGCGCATCTGGAGCGGCGACGAGGCTCCGAGCTACGTCACGTGGGGTCACAACAATCGCTCGGCCCTCGTGCGCGTACCGCTCTACAAGCCGGGCAAGGGCCAGAGTGCTCGCGTCGAGTACCGCGGCATCGACTCGGCCGCCAACCCCTATCTCTCGTACTCCCTGCTGCTCGCTGCAGGGCTGAAGGGCATCGAGAACGGCTACGAGCTGCCGCCCGAGGCCGAAGACACCGTGTGGGCGCTGAGCGAGTCTGAGCGCCGCGCGCTCGGCTACAAGGCCCTGCCGTCGAGCCTCGATCGTGCACTCGCGCTCATGGAAGAGAGCGAGCTCGTCGCCGAGACTCTGGGCGAGCAGGTCTTCAACTACGTGCTGCTCAACAAGCGCCGCGAGTGGAACGCGTACCGCGCCCAGGTCACGCCCTATGAGCTCGAGAGCAATCTCGAGATTCTCTAG
- a CDS encoding NAD+ synthase, producing MPRLRVALAQSNPIVGDLVGNAQLIVDAVRAASEQGADLVATGEMALTGYPIEDLAQRPSFLATATRAVHALAERLAAEGLGETVVIVGHPDGPHEPRLLGTSNAPTAIAQNCASVLHRGRVVARYAKHHLPNYSVFDEYRIFIPGDELLVLRLRGVDVALIVCEDLWRDGGPVGRVLEADAGLLVVVNASPFERDKDEVRLPLVTRRATETDTIVAYVNIVGGQDDLVFDGDSVVVDGHGTILARAPQFVEHLLVVDVDAAEHTDAELPPNVRRVELEVGGAVAEHPVAADVAVLGDDREQLWNALVTGTRDYVRKNGFRSVTLGLSGGIDSAVCAAIAADAIGAENVYGVSMPSRWSSDHSRSDADELAENLGLQYSVEPIAELVQPVETQLALTGVAAENLQARIRAIILMGLSNMHGHLVLTTGNKTELAVGYSTIYGDSVGGFAPIKDVPKLLVWELARWRNEAAVARGETPPIPQGSIEKPPSAELRPDQTDQDTLPPYEVLDAILDAYVTRALGHDDVVALGFDRETVDFVTKLVDRSEWKRRQGAIGPKISGMAFGRDRRLPITYRPTE from the coding sequence ATGCCCCGCCTGCGTGTCGCCCTGGCACAGTCGAACCCGATCGTCGGCGACCTCGTCGGCAACGCCCAGCTCATCGTCGACGCCGTGCGCGCCGCGAGCGAGCAGGGCGCCGACCTCGTCGCCACCGGCGAGATGGCCCTCACCGGCTACCCGATCGAAGACCTGGCCCAGCGGCCCTCGTTCTTGGCCACGGCCACGCGCGCCGTGCACGCCCTGGCCGAGCGGCTTGCCGCCGAGGGCCTCGGCGAGACGGTCGTCATCGTGGGCCACCCTGACGGACCGCACGAACCGAGACTGCTCGGCACCTCGAACGCTCCCACGGCCATCGCCCAGAACTGCGCGAGCGTGCTGCACCGCGGCCGCGTCGTCGCCCGCTACGCCAAGCACCACCTGCCCAACTACTCCGTCTTTGACGAGTACCGCATCTTCATCCCCGGCGACGAACTGCTCGTGCTGCGCCTGCGCGGCGTCGACGTGGCCCTCATTGTCTGCGAAGACCTCTGGCGCGACGGTGGGCCGGTGGGCCGCGTGCTCGAGGCCGACGCCGGGCTGCTCGTCGTCGTCAACGCCTCGCCCTTCGAGCGCGACAAAGACGAGGTGCGCCTGCCGCTCGTGACGCGGCGCGCGACCGAGACCGACACGATCGTCGCCTACGTCAACATCGTCGGAGGGCAAGACGACCTCGTGTTCGACGGCGACAGCGTTGTGGTCGACGGGCACGGCACGATCCTCGCCCGTGCACCCCAGTTCGTCGAGCACCTGCTGGTCGTCGACGTGGATGCGGCCGAGCACACCGATGCAGAGTTGCCGCCGAACGTGCGGCGCGTCGAACTCGAGGTAGGCGGTGCTGTCGCTGAGCATCCGGTTGCCGCCGACGTCGCCGTGCTGGGCGATGACCGCGAGCAGCTCTGGAACGCCCTCGTCACCGGCACGCGCGACTACGTGCGCAAGAACGGGTTTCGCAGCGTGACGCTGGGGCTCTCGGGCGGCATCGACTCGGCCGTCTGCGCCGCCATCGCGGCCGACGCCATCGGCGCTGAGAACGTCTACGGCGTCTCGATGCCGTCGCGATGGAGTTCTGACCACTCACGCAGCGACGCCGACGAGCTGGCCGAGAATCTCGGGCTGCAGTACTCGGTCGAGCCCATCGCCGAGCTCGTGCAGCCCGTCGAGACACAGCTCGCGCTCACCGGGGTCGCGGCCGAGAACCTGCAGGCGCGCATCCGGGCCATCATCCTCATGGGGCTGTCGAACATGCACGGGCACCTCGTGCTCACCACGGGCAACAAGACCGAGCTCGCGGTCGGCTACTCGACGATCTACGGTGACTCGGTCGGCGGGTTTGCTCCGATCAAAGACGTTCCCAAGCTGCTCGTCTGGGAGCTCGCGCGGTGGCGCAACGAGGCCGCGGTCGCACGCGGCGAGACTCCCCCGATTCCGCAGGGGTCGATCGAGAAGCCGCCGAGCGCCGAGCTGCGGCCCGACCAGACCGATCAAGACACGCTGCCGCCCTACGAGGTGCTCGACGCGATTCTCGACGCCTACGTCACGCGCGCGCTCGGGCACGACGATGTCGTCGCTCTCGGCTTCGACCGCGAGACCGTCGACTTCGTGACGAAGCTCGTCGACCGCTCGGAGTGGAAGCGGCGTCAAGGCGCCATCGGCCCCAAGATCTCGGGCATGGCGTTCGGGCGCGACCGCCGGCTGCCGATCACCTACCGGCCGACCGAGTAA
- the panB gene encoding 3-methyl-2-oxobutanoate hydroxymethyltransferase gives MAEAPKRVRTRHFARAKEQGIKITGLTSYDVLTAQIFDEAGIDFLLVGDSAGNTVLGYDTTLPVTIDDLIPLTRGVVSGVKRALVVADMPFGSYETGPEEALHTAFRFMKETGAHAVKLEGGVRSAKQIRRIVSAGIPVMAHIGFTPQSEHGLGGHVIQGRGEAAEQLLADAHAVEEAGAFAVVLEMIPAEVAQRITAELSIPTISVGGGPHCDGQLVVWTDWAGLASGRIPKFVKQYANLRQVLTDAAIAYKADVESGAYPDEDHSYSDATAEQALQERTN, from the coding sequence ATGGCCGAAGCACCGAAGCGCGTCCGCACCCGTCACTTCGCGAGAGCGAAAGAGCAGGGCATCAAGATCACCGGGCTCACGTCGTATGACGTGCTCACCGCTCAGATCTTCGACGAAGCCGGCATCGACTTCCTCCTCGTCGGCGACTCGGCCGGCAACACCGTGCTCGGCTACGACACGACGCTGCCCGTCACGATCGACGACCTCATTCCGCTCACGCGCGGCGTCGTGAGCGGCGTGAAGCGCGCGCTCGTCGTCGCCGACATGCCGTTTGGCTCGTATGAGACCGGGCCAGAAGAGGCCTTGCACACGGCGTTCCGTTTCATGAAAGAGACGGGAGCCCACGCCGTGAAGCTCGAGGGCGGGGTGCGGTCGGCCAAGCAGATTCGGCGCATCGTCTCAGCGGGCATCCCGGTCATGGCCCACATCGGGTTCACGCCGCAGAGTGAGCACGGGCTCGGCGGCCACGTCATCCAGGGCCGCGGTGAAGCGGCCGAGCAGCTACTCGCCGACGCTCACGCGGTCGAAGAGGCCGGAGCGTTCGCGGTCGTGCTCGAGATGATCCCCGCCGAGGTCGCGCAGCGCATCACGGCCGAGCTGAGCATCCCGACCATCAGCGTCGGTGGCGGCCCGCACTGCGACGGCCAGCTCGTCGTCTGGACCGACTGGGCCGGGCTCGCTTCGGGCCGCATTCCGAAGTTCGTGAAGCAGTACGCGAACCTGCGCCAGGTGCTGACGGATGCTGCGATCGCCTACAAGGCCGACGTCGAGTCGGGCGCGTACCCCGACGAGGACCACAGCTACAGCGACGCGACGGCCGAGCAGGCGCTGCAGGAGCGCACGAACTAG
- a CDS encoding methionine aminopeptidase has protein sequence MAEHDTQHWWYNHKTGEVEHGPQSLGSDRDGPYATEADARRAPEIAREHARAWAADEEE, from the coding sequence TTGGCCGAGCATGATACGCAGCACTGGTGGTACAACCACAAGACCGGCGAGGTCGAGCACGGGCCGCAGTCGCTCGGCTCCGACCGCGACGGCCCCTACGCTACCGAGGCCGATGCGCGCCGCGCCCCCGAGATCGCCCGCGAGCACGCTCGCGCCTGGGCGGCCGACGAAGAGGAGTAG